The genomic DNA AGCAGatgttaaaacacattttatttttacatgtTTTAAGCAAAGACTTTTTTAAAGACAGTTTATAATTTTGAGTATCCTCTTCAGTTTCCAGGCCAATATGTTTAAAATTAGGATATCCAGGCAATTTTTTGTTGTCTTCAATCAAAGTCTACCCTCCTGCTTTGTTTTATAGTTGAATGAATTTTTTTCTGTCGCAGTCGTTCACGATTCATTTTTTGCACCCTAAGAACAGAGAAAAAGTGCCTTAAACAGCCTAGCCctagaaacatttaaaaacaactatTATTCCACACTTGTCTTACGATAACACACACCACATGTTACTAGGTGCTGTCCATGCATGCAAGGAGGCAATCCCTGCCCTTTGGATGTTGTAATCTAAGTAAATTGCTGAACTACAATGAATTATTCATGCTAAGGTAGGAGTAGAAAAATCTCATGTTTCGGAGTGTAAGTTGATCATCACAGAGGCCAGGAAGGAATTCCAGCCTTTCTCAACCCAAAACAACATTACACAGTTGGCCATAGGGATCTTTCACCTTCCTTTACAGCAGTGATTCTGAACCTGTGGGCTGCTTCTAGGGCTAGGCTTgtggcccagtcagcacacagctgctgcCCATTGACATCCTCAGTGCTATACAAATAGGATATATactgtgtggatgtggcccatatAACACATAGAAAGCTGCATGTGTGGCCTGCcgcaatggtaaataggttgagaaccactgctctagtcacTTGTAGAATGTGGATACCAGATTTGATGGACCAGTGGCCTGATCAggtataaaaaaaattattacagtGGCTAGCACAGAATAAAGTTGCATTAAAACACTCCAGGTCCAGAAGTGATACAACAGTGCAAGTTACTTTGAATGGTGTAGCTAGAGCAGCCCTGCCTGATCCATTGGCTCCCTGTTGCAGCTCTGCTACAGTCCCTCCTAGCATCACGATAGCCCTGCCCAGGGACGGCTATCTTTGAACCACCTGCAAATTCCAATTGGATTGGGTAACTGGATTCTGTCTGGATAACCCAAATCTAGTTGAAGTGGAGCCCTGTTTTTGTTTTATACCTGgctatgaggagctgggagttctCCTTTGATACCACACTGGATTTCTGAGTGGCCTCCTTAATCATGTTTCTGATTTTTTCCAAGCAGTCTGCCAGATTCTTCATTTGGTAGCGACTCACTTCAGAGTTTATGATCAGCTcgccagatttatttattttattcttgtGCTGGGGAGGAAAAGAGGTAAAATATTTGACCACGAACACTGTCACAAACGTATCTTTTCCTGGCATagaaactgtgacagatatggcaattttccAAAAAATCTTTGAGAAATCttttgaattaagtttaaatagCTTTGAAATCCATTGTATTATAAATACAAAatgtatgtattattgtgggattgtaACTTCTTTAGGGGGCAGATGTGGCCAACATCAGCCCCCgggaagtgttatgagcttcaaaggactattttaaacaatgtgccagacaaaAAGGAACTTCTGGGACATAGTTAAGTGGGTTTCCTAGGAAATTATGGTGCAGAGAGGAATGCAAATTCCAACGTCTGGACCCAACCTTTTGAAGTGGAGCCCTAAGGAAAGAACCATAATCTGATGCATTACCTATGCATGGTCCCTGAAGATCAcaaaatattagggttggaagggacctcaggaggtcatctagttcaactccctgctcaaagcaggaccaatccccagacagatttttacctcaatTCCCTAAACGACCCCCTCAAggagtgaactcacaaccctgggtttagcaggccaatgctcaaaccactgtatAAAGGAAAGGCTAACCCATGCATGTGTCCTAGGTCTGAACTAACTGTTATAAATTTGTAACCGCAGAAAACCCCCTTGGAGGTTTGAAGGTCTGATCACCTGCCAGAGCCCCTGTTGAAGCTGGAAGTGATCTCTGATAAGCTTAGCAGCATGGGTGTAGGTTTTGTTGCTCTACTTCcacagtttttaatgttttctttgcaaTGCTTTCATAAACATGCTGGCCTGGAAAGGACTGTTTGGTGATTTATAACTGTGGACAATTatgctgtttatagcctctgaggagaaagcaaagcaggcctgcttaggcagtctgacttgctgggcAAATCATAATGTAGGTAGGGAATCGCGCAGCCCAGAAAAACTGAGGCCCGGAGAGAGAAAGATGCAGGTCTCCACCCAAAGATGGAGATGATAGCTGAGGAGCTGCAAGCCTAGACTGGGTGCCCAAGCCCATGCTCGTGAGTAGGAAATGCCATCAACTGTGACAGAAGGCTGTAAAGTTAAACAAAATGGTTGGAAGGGGGAGGAAAAGTTTGACAGTTACCATCACTGCTATTTTCTGCCTCACATCTTCTGCAATCCAATCAGCTGATGCCAAATGGAATCTAATTTCTGCCTTACTATTCACTGTGAGTGAAAGAAAGAAGGGAATGTTTAATTCATCTCATGCAATTCACATTCAAAAGCAGCTGGTGATTAGATTGCCAGGTTGATTCTAATTTGAGTGCGCAGCAGGATCACAGCAGTTTCCTCTTTTTTTACATCCTTTTTCTGCTCTTCTTGGTGCCACGATTAAAGAAAAACTCTACCTAGCTGTTTATATGGACTTAATCATACTATCTGATCACCAGGGCATTATCAAATAGAATCTAACTGCTACTTCCAATTACAAAGACTAAATTACTtaatacttattttaaaaaagttttatcctgatatttaccttttttaaaaaaagtttcccacCATATGTTGTTTGTAATACCTTAGTTAACTGGAagttggtgtgttttttttaatctgtttttaaaaattctgattaCTTTCTGCATGTTTctcagtcagtttcactttcaggttctcaTGCATTGCAGTGTTGCACAGTTCAAGTTGCAAACACTGCAGAGACCTGTTATTGTTTAAACAAAATTATTTCTattggaataaaaataaaattattaaacaTTTCTCCTGGTCTTAAGTTTTGCGATGACTTCTTTTTACAACTCAAATTTTGGGTTAAGCTTGGCAGGCCTAAATGTCCCTTTGAATGTCTTAACTATGTTGCTCATTTTTCATTAATCAGAAGGTCAAGCTCAAATTTGATTAAGATATTTAAAAAGCATTGGCAATCCAAGTTTTCAAGTTGTTGTACagtctatatatttttaaatccacAGAATATTTTTTGTACCTTTATTAACATTCTGGCCTCCGGGTCCACTGCTCCGGCAATAGGATATGGACAGACAATCTAAGAAGACGAACACAGAAGTACTTAATCCCACAGCCAGATCTACAACTAATCACAGAGTaagaaacagagaaaagaaatgaTCTAAATCAgtgtctctcaacctttccaagcTACTGTCCCCTtgcaagagtctgatttgtcttgtgtccagtttcacctcacttaaactacttgcttataagatcagacataaaaacacaagcgtcaca from Gopherus flavomarginatus isolate rGopFla2 chromosome 12, rGopFla2.mat.asm, whole genome shotgun sequence includes the following:
- the MRPL58 gene encoding peptidyl-tRNA hydrolase ICT1, mitochondrial isoform X2 encodes the protein MAAAVLRGLCRARPALLPARTPRGILHRAAAGAAPSSEFRSEYALDRLYPEQNRSDAAEGTQDGTRQTSPDIPMDCLSISYCRSSGPGGQNVNKVNSKAEIRFHLASADWIAEDVRQKIAVMHKNKINKSGELIINSEVSRYQMKNLADCLEKIRNMIKEATQKSSVVSKENSQLLIARVQKMNRERLRQKKIHSTIKQSRRVDFD
- the MRPL58 gene encoding peptidyl-tRNA hydrolase ICT1, mitochondrial isoform X1; translated protein: MAAAVLRGLCRARPALLPARTPRGILHRAAAGAAPSSEFRSEYALDRLYPEQNRSDAAEGTQDGTRQTSPDIPMDLAVGLSTSVFVFLDCLSISYCRSSGPGGQNVNKVNSKAEIRFHLASADWIAEDVRQKIAVMHKNKINKSGELIINSEVSRYQMKNLADCLEKIRNMIKEATQKSSVVSKENSQLLIARVQKMNRERLRQKKIHSTIKQSRRVDFD